A stretch of the Synechocystis sp. PCC 7338 genome encodes the following:
- a CDS encoding TMEM165/GDT1 family protein, with product MDWQLFGLSFITVFLAEIGDKSQLAAIALGGSAKSPRAVFFGSVTALILASFLGVLAGGSLAQFLPTKLLKALAALGFTVMALRLLWPDQED from the coding sequence ATGGATTGGCAACTGTTTGGACTGAGTTTTATCACCGTTTTTTTGGCGGAAATTGGCGACAAAAGCCAGTTAGCGGCGATCGCCTTAGGGGGCAGTGCCAAATCTCCCCGGGCCGTATTTTTCGGTTCCGTGACCGCATTAATTTTAGCCAGTTTCCTTGGGGTTTTGGCCGGGGGCAGTCTAGCTCAGTTTTTGCCTACTAAGCTACTCAAAGCCTTGGCCGCTCTGGGTTTTACTGTTATGGCCCTGCGTTTACTGTGGCCCGACCAAGAAGATTAG